One region of Glutamicibacter sp. B1 genomic DNA includes:
- a CDS encoding dihydrolipoamide acetyltransferase family protein yields the protein MTVKTFLLPDLGEGLTEAELVRWMVAAGDNVAVDQPIAEVETAKSLVEIPCPFEGVVSTLHGEAGQMMLVDEPFISVNTGGEEASTTPEAPSERAQSYREEELAGTQAPSEDTEGDSEADEGSGNVLIGYGTGSAQRKTSRRRKPRTAVGGARAAVQEPSEAVRVINPLVRKLARENSLDINSVKGSGPQGLILRSDVEAALAGSNTDTSMSAPVTETAAQSEAPAASARPEQVAAMGEADSRTGLPVASSQVLSGVRKTIANAMSTSRREIPEATVWVDVDVTKLLKLRSKIKEADGRAPSVMALISRFAVAGLQRFPELNSRIDTEANGALRHTLFEGVNLGFAAQTDRGLVVPNVRDAHKLNAQELSAEFARLATVAREGKASVADLSGSTFTINNYGVFNVDGSAAIINYPEAAILGIGRIIEKPWVVNGRLKVRSVCELTLSFDHRVCDGGTAAGFLRYVADAMTDPKRALATL from the coding sequence ATGACTGTCAAAACTTTCCTGCTGCCCGACCTCGGTGAAGGACTGACCGAGGCAGAGCTTGTACGCTGGATGGTTGCAGCTGGTGACAATGTCGCAGTGGATCAGCCGATTGCTGAAGTTGAAACTGCCAAATCACTAGTAGAGATTCCTTGCCCTTTTGAGGGCGTTGTATCGACCCTGCACGGTGAAGCCGGTCAGATGATGTTGGTTGATGAGCCTTTTATCTCTGTGAATACTGGTGGGGAGGAAGCCTCAACTACTCCAGAGGCTCCTAGCGAGCGGGCTCAGTCTTATCGCGAAGAAGAACTGGCAGGAACTCAGGCTCCATCCGAAGACACCGAGGGCGATTCTGAAGCAGATGAGGGCAGTGGCAACGTGCTCATCGGATACGGAACTGGTTCCGCGCAGCGTAAGACTAGTCGTCGACGCAAGCCACGGACCGCGGTCGGTGGGGCCAGAGCAGCCGTTCAGGAACCGAGCGAAGCAGTTCGCGTGATCAATCCATTGGTCCGCAAGCTGGCACGCGAGAATTCACTAGACATCAATTCGGTGAAGGGCAGCGGTCCGCAGGGACTGATCCTGCGTTCTGATGTTGAAGCCGCATTGGCTGGTTCTAATACCGACACCTCTATGAGCGCACCTGTGACCGAGACTGCTGCGCAGTCCGAGGCTCCCGCGGCGTCTGCACGCCCAGAGCAGGTAGCAGCAATGGGCGAGGCGGATTCCCGTACTGGTCTGCCAGTGGCTTCATCACAGGTTCTTTCCGGTGTTCGCAAGACTATTGCTAACGCCATGAGCACTTCGCGTCGCGAAATCCCTGAGGCCACCGTGTGGGTCGATGTGGACGTGACCAAGCTGCTGAAACTGCGGTCTAAGATCAAGGAAGCTGATGGGCGGGCGCCGAGCGTCATGGCCTTGATTTCACGATTCGCCGTGGCTGGACTGCAACGCTTCCCAGAACTTAATAGCCGAATTGATACCGAGGCTAATGGCGCCCTACGCCATACCCTTTTCGAAGGGGTTAATCTTGGTTTCGCTGCGCAAACCGACCGTGGTTTGGTAGTACCGAATGTACGCGATGCTCATAAGCTCAATGCTCAAGAGCTATCTGCTGAGTTCGCTCGCCTCGCCACGGTTGCTCGTGAAGGCAAGGCCTCAGTGGCTGATCTTTCCGGAAGCACCTTCACCATCAATAACTACGGTGTGTTCAACGTCGACGGATCGGCAGCTATCATCAATTATCCTGAGGCAGCAATTCTCGGCATCGGACGCATCATCGAAAAACCATGGGTGGTCAACGGCCGGCTTAAAGTCCGTTCTGTCTGCGAACTGACATTGAGCTTTGACCATCGGGTTTGTGATGGCGGGACTGCTGCTGGGTTCCTGCGCTACGTTGCTGACGCGATGACCGACCCTAAACGAGCCTTAGCGACTCTCTAA
- a CDS encoding alpha-ketoacid dehydrogenase subunit beta, with product MTATTSSVNPNVSAATARAAAKAANENQPVTFGKALNTALADALVADESVVIFGEDVGTLGGVFRITDGLTARFGSERCFDTPLAESGIVGMAVGMAINGMRPVIEMQFDAFAYPAFEQVASHVAKMRNRTQGKLSLPMVIRIPYAGGVGGVEHHCDSSEAYYAHTPGLKVFTPSCVEDAYLMLREAIDSDDPVVFFEPKKLYWSKEQVDLEDLARSYEAQKSARTEGRARIARAGSDATLITYGPSVSTALDAAKMAAEEGISLEVVDIRSIVPFDDETVSASVRKTGRAIVVAEAQGFASVASEIVARVQERCFHSLAAPVLRVTGFDIPYPAPTLEKFHLPSAERILDAVDQLQWEA from the coding sequence TTGACTGCCACGACATCGAGCGTGAATCCGAACGTGAGCGCCGCTACCGCCCGAGCGGCTGCAAAAGCTGCCAACGAAAACCAGCCGGTGACCTTCGGCAAGGCCTTGAACACGGCGCTCGCCGACGCATTGGTTGCCGATGAGTCCGTCGTCATTTTTGGTGAAGACGTAGGAACCCTAGGCGGTGTCTTCCGTATTACAGACGGTCTGACAGCACGCTTTGGGTCGGAGCGTTGTTTTGATACTCCATTGGCCGAGTCGGGAATTGTTGGAATGGCCGTAGGCATGGCCATTAACGGTATGCGCCCAGTCATCGAGATGCAGTTTGATGCTTTCGCATACCCGGCCTTTGAACAGGTTGCATCGCATGTGGCCAAGATGCGCAACCGTACTCAGGGCAAATTGTCCTTGCCAATGGTGATCCGCATTCCGTACGCCGGTGGAGTCGGCGGCGTGGAGCACCACTGCGATTCTTCGGAAGCTTACTACGCCCATACGCCAGGACTAAAAGTGTTCACGCCATCCTGCGTGGAGGACGCTTACCTGATGTTGCGTGAAGCCATTGATTCGGATGATCCAGTGGTCTTCTTTGAACCTAAGAAGCTGTATTGGTCCAAGGAGCAGGTAGACCTTGAAGATCTAGCGCGCTCCTATGAAGCGCAAAAGAGCGCTCGGACCGAGGGGCGTGCACGTATTGCTCGCGCCGGTAGTGATGCCACGTTAATTACCTATGGGCCAAGCGTCTCCACTGCCTTGGACGCAGCCAAGATGGCCGCCGAAGAAGGCATCAGCTTAGAAGTTGTCGACATTCGTAGCATCGTCCCCTTCGACGATGAGACTGTGAGCGCCTCGGTGCGTAAGACTGGCCGCGCCATTGTAGTGGCCGAAGCACAAGGATTCGCTTCTGTGGCCAGCGAAATCGTTGCACGAGTGCAGGAACGTTGTTTCCATTCACTGGCTGCTCCGGTCTTGCGTGTGACCGGCTTTGATATTCCGTACCCAGCTCCGACACTGGAGAAATTCCACCTGCCTAGCGCAGAACGCATCCTCGATGCCGTTGACCAGCTTCAATGGGAGGCATAA